GTTGATGGAGGGTGACGCTGTTTTTAGATGCGGCGTCACCTGCTTATGCCAAGATTATCAATAGGTAAACAAGCAAAATCACTGAGGTGATTCCGATTGAGTAAAAACATAGATAAGTAGGCAGAGCTTGAAAATAAGTACTTACCCATTGATAAAGCGATGCCTATCCATTTACAAAAAGTCGCCGGGAGATTTAGGGAAATACTTACGTTTTTTCAGATGAAAACGTGGATGCTTTACAAACGAAACTTTGGTAAAATGAAAAACCTCAGAAAATAAATTCCTGAGGTTCTCTGTGGGCAGTGATGGATTCGAACCACCGAAGTCGAAAGACAGCTGAGTTACAGTCAGCCCCATTTGGCCACTCTGGTAACTGCCCTAAAAGTTGACAGTTGATAATTGACAGTTGACAGATTTAAAACTGGAAAGCGACATTAACTGTCAACTGTCAACTGTCAACTTTCCACTGTCAACTTTTTTGAGCCTCTTGTCGGATTCGAACCAACGACCCCGAGATTACAAATCACGTGCTCTGGCCAACTGAGCTAAAGAGGCATTCAGTATTTCTGTTTTGCGAGTGCAAAGGTAGTGATAATTTTCGATCTCGCAAGAACTGTGCGAACTTTTTTGCATACTTTTTTTCATGTCCTATTTCTGATGTAGTCTATCTTCCTGATTAATAATAAGAAAACAAACTACATTTTTTTAGAAAAATAGCAGATGTGAAAATTATTTCTTATTTTGTCAACTCATATCAATGTCACTTAATCTAAAATCTATTATCATGAGCATTAACAGAAGGCAATTTCTAAGAAAATCATTGGCCGGAAGCGCAGCTATCGTTGTAGGCAAGGACCTGAGTGCTGCTTCCGCACCGGCTGTATCAACCTCTTTCTCTCCCGTGGAGGATTTATCACCTCCGGCAAAAGGAAAATCTGTTTTAGGATTACGTTGCAAACCCTTGAGCACCGTCCGTGTCGGTGTCGTCGGTCTGGGCAGGGGAGCCGGAGCCGTAAAACGCATGGCACAGATTGAAGGAGCGGAGATCGTTGCTATCTGCGATCTGAACCCGGAACGGATAGCCAATAGCCAGAAAACCCTTAAAAACAGTAACCGGAAAGAAGCTGTCGCTTACACGGGCGAAGAAGACTGGAAAAAGATGTGCGAACGCGATGACATCGACCTGATCTATAACGCCACTCCCTGGGAACTGCACGTGCCTATCGCCCTTTACGCTATGGATCATGGAAAACACGTCGCTATCGAAGTCCCTGCCGCACTGACGGTAAAAGACTGTTGGGCATTGGTCGATAAGGCGGAAGAAACCCAGCTTCATTGTATGATGCTGGAAAATTGTTGTTACGACTTCTTTGAACTAGCTACCTTGAATATGGCGCGACAGGGATTGTTGGGAGAAATTATTCACACCGAAGGCGCTTATATCCATGATCTGAGAGGATCGAAGTTTAAAGGTTATTATAAACACTGGCGTCTGGAATACAGTAAATACCATACAGGAAATCCGTATCCGACACACGGTTTGGGGCCGGTGGCCCAGATACTGGGTATTAATCAGGGAGACCGGATGGATTATCTTTCGTCTGTCTCCACCAACCAGTTCGGGCTGGCACTTTGGGCAAAAGAAAACCTGACAGATGATGAACGTATAACCCTTTCGGAACGTTATGCGCTGGGCGATATGAATACAACTATCATCCATACCGTCAATGGCAAATCCATCATGATCCAGCATGACACGACCTCCCCGCGTCCCTATTCCCGCATCCATCTGGTACAGGGAACCAAAGGCATGGCTGTCAAGTATCCGGAGAGAAAAGTAGCTATCCAGCCTGATACGCATTCGTTCCTGAAAGAGGGACCGCAGAAAGATGTGATGGCTGAATATGAACATCCGTTAAGCAAATATATCGGCGAACGGGCGAAAAAAGTCGGCGGTCATGGCGGCATGGATTTTATCATGGACTGGCGTCTGATCTACTGCCTGCGTAACGGTTATCCGCTCGACCAGAGCGTGTATGACGCAGCTGCCTGGTCATCTATCGTCGAGTTAAGCGAACGTTCCGTACTGAATAAAAGCTGTTCGGTTGCCATACCTGACTTTACCCGCGGAGCCTGGCGCAATTACAAGCCGTGGCCTGTCATTGATATGAAGGATGTATTGCACGGATAAATTGTAAACATAAAAACTCCTGAAAGCCGGCAGTTTTGTTTTTATCTGCCTGCACTTTCAGGAGTCCTTTCAGTAAGATTATTGCGTTGCTTACTTATTTTTCAGAAGAACTTCGTCGATCGCTTTCTTGAAGTCGACTTTGCTCATGGCACCTCTTGCCATTTGTGGCTGTTCGCCCATCGGACAGAACAGGAGGGAAGGAATACTCCGGATACCGAAAGCTGCAGCCAGCTCTTCTTCTTTCTCCGTATCTATTTTATAAATATCGATTTTATCTTCGTATTCGCCAGCCAGCTCTTCCAGAATAGGAGCGATCATTTTGCACGGACCGCACCAGGTAGCATAGAAATCGACGATGCAAGGTTTGTCGCCTTCATACACCCATTTTTCGGGGCTTGCTTCGTAATTAGCTACTTTATTCAGAAATTCCTGTTTTGTCAACTCTTTCACTTTCATGATTCTAACTCCTTATTGTTTAGTTATTATTCTTACTTCTGTTTTACATAACAAAGTTACAACCTAATATTCCTGTAACTATTTACTGTATTTCCTTAATAATTGGCATTTTTCCCTTGAGGGTAGTTCGTAAACAAAAAGCCGTCCGGGGATTGTTACTCCGGACGGCCTTATTTGGTTTTAAACTACACTACTATTAATATTAATATCGTTTGCCAACGGCATCCCAATCAACGATCTGCCACAGGGCATTCAGGTGATCGGGACGACGGTTTTGGTAATCCAGGTAATAAGCATGTTCCCATACATCGAATCCCAAAATCGGAGTCAGCCCCTTGGCAACAGGGTTGCTACCGTTAGCTTCTTTGGTAATTGAAAGTTTGCCGTCTTTATCTTTTGCCAGCCATACCCATCCTGAACCGAACAGACCGGCTCCTGCTGCGTTGAATTCTTTCTTGAAGTCTTCGAATGAACCCCAGGTAGCTTTGATAGCATCCGCAAACTTTCCTTTAGGTTCGCCGCCGCCGTTAGGGGAGAACTGGGTGAAATACAAATTATGGTTGAGTATCTGTCCGGCATTATTAAAGATAGCACCGTCAGATTCTGCTACGATCTGTTCCAGGGGAGCGTTTTCAAATTTTGTTCCCGGGATCAGGTTATTCAGATTGTTTACGTAAGCCTGTAAATGTTTTCCGTGATGGAATTCAATGGTTGCTTTACTGATAACCGGTTCTAATGCATCTGCTGCATAAGGCAATTTAATTAGTTCGAATTTCATAATTTCTTCTTTTTTATCTGTTATTTGACTACTACTATTATTACTATTATTAGTTACCAACAATAATAAACTAAGACATAATGTAAGCATGACTACTAAGTTTTATGTTGTTTCTACTATTCTAACAGGGCGGGTTTGTTATTTGTTCAAAGAAACCGGTCCAAAAACCATAACTTTTATTGATTAAAGGATAAATAAAATTTATGACCTTTAACCAGCTGTCTTCTAACACTTGATTTTTATACTTTTTTGGAAATCAGCCGAAACAAAATGAATAATAATATGTAAAAAGCTGTTTTTTTGTCGTCTGTAAAGAGTAAAATCCCAAAGAAGTTTCTATTTTTGTGCCCGCATATTATTAATTAAGTAACACATATTTGTAGATGGTAAAGAAAGTTGGGAATTTAATTCCAAACACCTTTTTTATTACGAAGGGTAGTGGTGATTCAGACTTGGAAAAACACGCAGGTTCTTATCACATGGCCCTTTATGATGCTGGTATTTCAGACTTTAACATTATGACTTATTCGTCTGTAATCCCTGCAACAGCGCATCTTGCAACCATGGATGAGATTGATCTTCCTCCATTCGGTACGGAATTGAAAACCATTATGGCGGTTTCGCATGGTTATCAGGATGAGTTCGTATCTGCCGGTGTGGTTTACGCCTGGATGTACAAGGACGAAAACTTCGATGAGAAGGTTGGAGCCCTGGTATGCGAGGTTAGCGGCCGTTATCGTATCGAGGAGTTGGAGTCACGTCTGATCCGTGTAATCAACGACCTGCACCAGAAAACATACGGAAAGTATTATCTGGGTGAACTGAACTTTATTACCGAAGGTATTACCATCGAAAAGAGATACGGTACAGCTTTGGCTGCTCTGTGTTTCGTGGATTTCTTAATGCCTGAGATCGAGGACTAAAGAAAGATAATATACCCGATAATCAGTATGGAAAACAGAGGTAAGGCGCAGGTTCTTATCTCTGTTTTTTTGTCCTTACGGGAAAAAACGGCATAAGTTTGTTATATTTGTAAGCGACTTAGGTCATAAAATTCTTTTTATTTAAGAAACAATCCGTTTAAAGCTGTTGTTGTATGAAAAAGATTATTAATCCCTGGAAGGGGCTGGAGGGCTATATGTGTTTCGGGTGTGCACCCGGAAATCCGCAAGGACTGCACATGGAATTTTACGAGGATGGCGATGACATCGTTGCTTTCTGGGAACCGGAAAGTCATTACCAGGGATGGTTGGAGACATTGCACGGGGGAATCCAGACGACAATGATGGATGAACTGGCCGGTTGGGTAGTATTGAGGAAATTACAGACATCGGGCGTGACTTCACGGCTGGATGCCCGTTTCCTGAAAAGTATCTCGACACGCGAACCGCGCTTGATGATACGGGGGCGTATCAAAGAGCAGAAACGGAATGCCATATTCATAGAGACGGAGATATACAATTCGCAGAACGAACTTTGTTCACGCGCGGACATTATATATTTTGTTGTCACTAAAGAACAGGCAACGGAGAAGTTTCATTTTTGCGGTTGTAAAACCGAAGATGAAAAATAAAACACTGGACGAAAAGAATAAAGTAAACGATTAACAAATGAAGTACATTGGAGCTCATGTAAGCGCGTCGGGTGGAGTTGAGAACGCTCCGCTAAATGCTAATGCCATCGGGGCGAAAGCTTTTGCCCTTTTTACCCGGAACCAACGTCAATGGAAATCTTCCCCGTTGACGAAGAAAAGCATCTCCTTATTTAAAGAACGTTGTGAGGAGTTCGGCTACAAAGCCGCGCATATTTTGCCTCACGACAGTTATCTGATCAATCTGGGACATCCGGATCTGGACGGTCTGCAAAAATCGCGTGATGCTTTTCTCGATGAAATGCAGCGTTGCGAACAGCTGGGACTGGACCGACTGAACTTCCATCCGGGAAGCCATCTGAATGAAATTTCGGTAGACGATTGCCTGGCACGTATTGCCGAATCGATCAATCGGACACTGGAGCAGACTGTGGGAGTATGTGCCGTTATAGAGAATACGGCCGGACAGGGTACAAACCTGGGATACACTTTCGAGCAAATCGCGGCTATCATCGACCGGGTGGACGACAAATCCCGTGTAGGTGTTTGTATCGATACCGCCCATACGCTGGCTGCCGGTTATGATATCAAAACGGAGCAGGGCTTTATGGAGACATTCCGCCATTTCGATGAAGTGATCGGTTTTTCGTACCTGCGTGGAATGCATATCAACGATTCGAAGAAAGACCTGGCAACCCGCGTAGACAGGCATGACAGTATCGGGAAAGGTGTTATGGGAATGACCACTTTTCAGATGTTGATGCAGGATACCCGTTTTGACGATATACCTCTGATACTTGAAACGCCGGACGAATCAATCTGGGCGGAGGAGATCAGCTATTTGTACACTTTATAAGTAGAGAATAAACCGGGAGAAGGGGCACTTGAGCAAGTCTCCTCTTTTTCCATATATTAATAAGCCCCTTTAATGAAAGGGCAGACTAAATAAAATACACGTATGTTTATATTAATGCCAATTATTTTTGTCGTAGGCATCCTCGCCATTGCGCTTGAAGATAAGATTAAGATCAATAAAGCAGCAACAGCTCTTTTTATGGCTATTTCCTTATGGATGATATTGATGTTCGATGCTTATAACATCTTCGTCGAACGCTCTAACCCTTTGTTCGAGGAGTTTCTAGTACAGAACCCCGAAATGACCAACCTGCCGGCAAAAGACCAGTTCATTAATTTTATTTCCAATCGTTCCATTGTTTACCATTTGGGAAATGTGGCAGAGACATTGTTCTTTGTGATGTGTTCTATGCTGATCGTCGATATTGTAGATAAACATGGTGGTTTCAGGGCTGTTACCGGGTATATCCGTACTTCTAACAAAAGAAAATTATTATGGTACATTAGTTTTGCCGCTTTCTTTTTCTCCGCGTTGTTGGATAACCTGGCGGCTGCGATCGTAATCATGGCAGTGCTCCGTAAGCTGGTGCCCGACCGGACCGACCGTCTGAAGTACGCCTGTATGGTGATTATTGCGGCGAATGCCGGCGGTTCGTGGTCACCGATCGGTGATGTGACGACAATTCTCCTTTGGGTAGGAAAGAACGTGACGGCCATGCATCAGATTTCCCATGTATTTATTCCTGCGCTGATCAATATGCTGGTTCCGCTCACCATTGCCCACTTCTGGCTGTTCAAGAAAGATGCCCGCTTGCGTGTGATGAGTGAAGAAGAAGCGGCTGATGAGTTTATTCCGGAGATACCTAATCACGCCCGCCGTGTGATATTTGTGATCGGTGTGCTTTCGTTGGCATTGGTTCCGGTCTTCCAGATGTTGACGAATCTGCCTCCGTTCCTGGGGGTCTTGCTAGGATTGGTTATTCTTTGGGTATATACCGATATCATGTATAGCCGGTTGCGAGTTCATGAATCGGAGAAGCTGCGTATTACACAGTTGTTGCCTAATATCGACCTGGCAACGATCTTTTTCTTTCTCGGAATTCTGATGGCGGTAGGTGCACTGGAAACATCCGGACAACTGGGGATCATGTCTGCCTATCTCGACCAGCATGTACATGAGCCTTATCTGATCAGTTTTGTGATCGGTGTTCTGTCTTCCTGTGTGGATAACGTGGCTTTGGTGGCGGCGACGATGGGTATGTATCCGATTGTGCAGCAGGCTCCCGATCTGGCTCCTTATGCCCAGTTCTTCGTTTCCGACGGCGGGTTTTGGACATTCCTTGCTTACTGTGCCGTAACGGGCGGTAGCATCCTGATTATCGGTTCGGCAACAGGTGTCACGGTAATGGGACTGGAAAAGATTGATTTCATGTACTATACCAAGCGATTTTCTATTTTGGCATTGATTGGTTATATTTGCGGTGCGGCAGTATATATGCTATTATTCGCTTAAACTTATTTATATGAAAAGAAAATGGATTATCGCAGCAGCCTGTGCCGTTTTGCTTTCCGGAATGGAGGCAATGGCTTGTACGGGTTTGCTGGTTGGAAAAAAGGCATCGGTCGACGGATCGGTCATGATCAGTTATGCAGCAGACTCACATACTTTGTATGGCGAGTTATACCGTTGGCCGGCGGCTACCTGGCCGAAAGGGGCGATGCTGGAAGTCAGGGAGTGGGATACGAATAAACCGCTGGGACAGATTCCGCAGGTGGAGCAGACGTATTCGGTAGTCGGCAATATGAACGAACACCAGGTGGCTATCACGGAAAGTACGTTCGGCGGCCGTCCCGAATTGGTGGATACAACAGGTATTATGGATTACGGAAGCCTGATCTATATCGCGCTACAGCGTTCCAAGTCGGCCCGCGAAGCGATTAAGGTAATGACCGACCTGGTGAAAGAACACGGTTATTACAGCAGTGGCGAGACATTTTCCATTGCCGACAAGAACGAAGCATGGGTGATGGAGCTGATCGGTAAGGGAACAGGAAATAAAGGGGCAGTCTGGGTTGCGATCCGCATTCCGGACGATTGTATCTCTGCACATGCCAACCAGTCACGTATCCAGCAGATTCCTTTCGATGACAAGGAAAACTGTATGTATTCGCCCGATGTGGTTTCTTTCGCTCGCGAAAAAGGCTATTTCAGTGGAAAAGATAAAGATTTCAGCTTTCAGAAAGCTTATTGCCCGTATGACTTCAGTGGTTTGAGAGGTTGTGAGGCACGTGTATGGTCTTTCTTCCGCAAGTATGATACTTCGATGGATAAATATACCGATTTTATCAAAGGCGATCCTACCAAAGAGCCTATGCCGTTGTATGTGAAGCCGAACCGTCTGTTGTCCGTTCAGGATGTTCAGAACGGTATGCGCGATCATTATGAAGGAACAGACCTGGATATGACGAAAGATGCCGGAGCAGGTTCTTATAAGGTGCCCTATCGTTGGCGTCCGATGACGTTCAAGGTAGATGGCGAAGAATATACGAACGAGCGTGCTATCGCTACACAGCAGACCGGTTTTGTGATCGTTCCGCAGATGCGTAACTGGTTGCCGGATGCCATCGGCGGAATCCTTTGGTTTGGCGTGGATGATGCCGATATGGCTGTCTTTACTCCGCTCTATTGCTCTATTACCGAGTCTCCCGAATGTTATCGGGTTGGGAACGGCGATATCATGAACTTCTCATGGACTTCCGCTTTCTGGATTCATAACTGGGTGGCTAACCAGGCTTACGGCAAGTATAGTTTCATGATCAAAGATATCCGTCCGGTTCAACAGGAACTGGAGAACGGTTATAAAGAAACAATCCCGGCTATCGACAAGGCTGCCTCCGAATTGTATGCGAAGGATCCGGCAGAAGCTATCAAATTCCTGACCTGGTTCAGTACGACGACAGCCGATCAGGCAACGGCTCGCTGGAAGAAACTCGGTGAGTATCTTTTAGTAAAATATATGGACGGAAACGTTAAGAAAGAAGAAAACGGCAAGTTCAAGCAAAATGGTTATGGGTTGTCTGAATATCCTGATTTTCCTGGCTATGATGAAGACTATTATCGTAGTATTGTGAAGAGTGCAGGCGACAGACTTAAAGTAAAATGATTATATTTGTTGCAATGTTGAACTAAATTAATTGAGAGTATGAAAAAATTAATTGTTATGTGTATGCTGGCGATTATCAGCATGAGTGCTTTTGCACAGACCCAACAGGGACAATCGTCTTTCGGTTTTAATCTGGGGTATGGGTTTAATGATAACGGTAATGCTCTGTTAGGACTTGATTATCGTTATAATTTGACTGACGAAGTTCGTTTGGCTCCTTCATTGACCTATTTCGTAAAGGATAATGGAATAAGTGCCTGGGCGATTGACATGAATGTTCATTACGTGTTTAAACTGAGCGATATGTTCGGTTTCTATCCGTTGGCTGGTCTTGACCTTTCTTTCTGGAAATGGAGTGGAGGCGGACATGTTGACGGACATAAGGTTGATGTGAGCATGAATGAAACACGTTTCGGTGCAAACATCGGTTTGGGGGGCGAAGTATATGCAACGGATCAGCTGACTGTAGGTTTGGAATTCAAATATAATATCATTAAAGATTTCGATCAACCTATCTTAGGTATTCGTGTCGGATATAATTTCTGATAAACAGAAAATAAAGAAAAACCTTCCGGAAGAAATAGTTCATCTGGGAGGTTTTTTAGTTTCGTCCGGTAGAAAGTATAGTTTTGCCCAAGAGAAAACACTGTTTCATTCGGAAGAAAATGCCGTTTCATCCGAAAGGAATCTTTTTGTTCTTACCACTTCAAATAATCTTCGAAAGTAATCTTCTCGAAGTTCGGTATCACTTCATATACTTTATCCTTTAGGGATTCTTCCGGATTGGTGGTCGTTAGTCCGATCACTCGCATGCCTGCAGACGTTCCGGCCTGTATGCCGGCAAAGGAATCTTCAAAGACGATACAGTCGGCGGGGGAAACGTTCAGGTCTTTTGCTGCCAGCAGATAACACATCGGATCGGGTTTGCCCTTTGTGATGCGGTCGGCTGTTACGATCGTGTCGAAAATATTCTCCAGGTGATGTAGCTTGAAAGCACGTTCTACTTTCGTATTGTCGGAACTGGTAACCAGACCCATCTGTACACCCTGCTCTTTTAGTAAATGCAGGAACTCTATCGAGCCCGGCATTGCAGGGAGAGGCATTGTACTTTCATATTCGGTAGATTCCTTAATTACCATCTGACGAAATTCTTCCGAACGGTCGGAAAAATACGTTTCCATTATGTAAGGGAGTGTTGTGCCTTTGATAACAGCTGCAAAGTGGTCGATACCAGTTCCATAACGTTCACCTGCTTCATCCCAGAAAATATCGTAGATAGGTTCAGTGTCGACTATCACGCCGTCAAAGTCAAAGAGAGCCGTTTTTAATTTCATAAAAATACCTTTATTGATTACATTTTGCGGGCAAAGATAAGCCTATTTCTTTGAAAAAGATTCATCTGCTGTAAAATAGCTGTGCTTTTGCTGTGCGTTTATGAATAATATTTTATCTTTGTGTCCGTGCACATGTGTTGCTTTGCAGACCAGTAAAGACTATTTGACTTATTATAATACCTAAAAGAAGAACAGAATGAAAGCATCTTTGAAGTTTGCAGCCTTGTCTCTTGCGCTGCTTTGTTCCTGTCAGTCGAATGATGGCTGGCAACAGTTATTCAACGGTAAAGACCTTACCGGTTTCAAACAATTAAATGGGGAAGCCCCTTATCGGGTGGAAGACGGTTGTCTGGTCGGAACTTCCGTGACGGGTCAGCCGAATAGCTTTATGGCTACCGAACAGGAATATGGTGATTTTATCCTGGAGTTTGAGGCTTTGTGTGATCCGTCGCTGAACTCGGGTGTGCAGTTCCGTAGTGAAAGCCGTCCGGACTATCAGAACGGACGTGTGCATGGTTACCAGTGTGAGATGGACCCGTCCGACAGAGCTTGGAGCGGAGGTGTTTATGACGAAGCCCGTCGCGGCTGGCTGGTGACGCTTGTCGATAATAAACCGGGACAGGAAGCTTATAAGAAGACGGACTGGAACAAATATCGTATTGAGGCTATCGGCAATAATATCCGTATTTGGCTGAACGGCGTGAATACGGCAAATTTGTATGATGATGAAACGGCAAAAGGCTTTATTGCATTTCAGGTACATGGTATCGGAAAGAATGCCGACCTGGAAGGAAAAGAAATCAAATGGCGTAATATCCGCATAAAGACTGAAAATCTGGAAGCAGAACGTATGCAGGGTACGTTGGCTCCGGAAGTGAACCGTATCCCCAATTATCTGACCGATACGGAAAAAGCGGACGGCTGGAATCTGTTATTCGACGGTCAGACAACTACAGGCTGGCGCGGTGCCCATAAAGAAGCATTTCCCGATCATGGCTGGAAAGTGGAAGACGGACAGTTGATCGTATTGAAATCAGGCGGCGGAGAATCTACAAACGGTGGTGATATCGTAACCGACAACGAATATGCCGCATTTGAACTGAGCCTGGAATTTAAAATTACTCCGGGAGCCAACAGCGGTATCAAATACTTTGTAACGGAATCGGAAAAACCGAGCGGCTCTGCTTATGGCTTGGAATATCAGATACTGGACGACCAGCTTCATCCGGATGCCAAATTGTATACTACCGTTCCCGGCAGCCGCACATTGGCAAGTCTTTACGATATGATGCCGGCACAGAATAAACGCTTCAATGGGGTTGGAAAATGGAATCAGGCTGTTTTAAAAGTATTTCCCAATAACCATGTGGAACATTGGTTGAATGGCTTCAAAACATTGGAATATGAACGCTGTTCGGATGCTTTCCGCGAAATGGTAAAGGGCAGTAAATATGCTGCCCCGTCTTATAACGAGGCAGGCCGTTTCGGTGAAGCTCCCCAAGGACATGTCCTTTTACAGGATCATGGCGATGAAGTTGCTTTCCGCAGTATCAAAATCAAAGAACTGAAGTAAGCTTATTCTATACGAAGGAAACTGCACAGGACAATTGGTCGGCGTACTTCGTGAATGATACGTTCAGAGGAGGTCAATATATTAAATGTATATTGGCCTTCGTAATTTTTCAGAACAACTTCCAGGTCACTGGGAGTGGCAAAGAAGAATCCTTCCTTCGGCATCTCCTGTTCGAAATTATGGAAACGGTTACCCAGATAAAAGTTCAGTCCGTATAGATTCCTGTATACTTTGAGGTTGTTCATGACGAACATATTATCCTTGTTCAAAGGATATTCTTTCATTACCCTTTCGGCAAAAGGACGGGCTGATCCATCCTGGCGGATACCACGCATAATAACTCCGTCGACCAGCAAATTGATCGTAAAGGTCAAGGCTATCGTCGCATACAGTATCTTGATGTTTATCTTCTTGAACATTTGATAAAGCACGGTCAGCAAAGCCAGCAACACGATAATAACGATACAGACGGTCAGTCCGCAACTGGAAGAGAACATATTGGATACGGCTTCTACCTGTGCAAGCGTAGAAGGACGGCTTGTGTATTGTGAAGCAATGGCAACCGGATCGATGACACCGGCCATTGTCAGTCCGATAGCTATCAGCACAACAGTCGTGACAGAGGCTAGGAATGCCGCAAATATACGGGTAACCTTTGTCCTGTATTCCGTAATGTAGATGGCATATTGAGCTAAGAATATAGCAATAAACGGATAGGCAGGCATCAGGTATACACTTCTCTTACTGGAAGGAATGCTGTAGAAGAAGATAATACAGACCAATGCTACAAGACTGAACAGTTTCTCTTTTTCCATGGAGAGAATATTGTTCCAGCTGTCTTTGGCTATCTGTTTGAAAGAGGCATTCTTTAGTTGCCATTTCAACCCGAATATAGAAAAGAAAA
This is a stretch of genomic DNA from Parabacteroides chongii. It encodes these proteins:
- a CDS encoding HAD family hydrolase — encoded protein: MKLKTALFDFDGVIVDTEPIYDIFWDEAGERYGTGIDHFAAVIKGTTLPYIMETYFSDRSEEFRQMVIKESTEYESTMPLPAMPGSIEFLHLLKEQGVQMGLVTSSDNTKVERAFKLHHLENIFDTIVTADRITKGKPDPMCYLLAAKDLNVSPADCIVFEDSFAGIQAGTSAGMRVIGLTTTNPEESLKDKVYEVIPNFEKITFEDYLKW
- a CDS encoding 3-keto-disaccharide hydrolase, translated to MKASLKFAALSLALLCSCQSNDGWQQLFNGKDLTGFKQLNGEAPYRVEDGCLVGTSVTGQPNSFMATEQEYGDFILEFEALCDPSLNSGVQFRSESRPDYQNGRVHGYQCEMDPSDRAWSGGVYDEARRGWLVTLVDNKPGQEAYKKTDWNKYRIEAIGNNIRIWLNGVNTANLYDDETAKGFIAFQVHGIGKNADLEGKEIKWRNIRIKTENLEAERMQGTLAPEVNRIPNYLTDTEKADGWNLLFDGQTTTGWRGAHKEAFPDHGWKVEDGQLIVLKSGGGESTNGGDIVTDNEYAAFELSLEFKITPGANSGIKYFVTESEKPSGSAYGLEYQILDDQLHPDAKLYTTVPGSRTLASLYDMMPAQNKRFNGVGKWNQAVLKVFPNNHVEHWLNGFKTLEYERCSDAFREMVKGSKYAAPSYNEAGRFGEAPQGHVLLQDHGDEVAFRSIKIKELK
- a CDS encoding ArnT family glycosyltransferase yields the protein MRTPTLQYLYLQKPVTMVIIICIISVLPWIGLGDFSTKGEPREASVAISMLETGNWVLPQVYANEFAYKPPMAHWLMAAFSYPQGYVSEFTSRLPSTLAFICLMGCTLVFFGRRIKFQQAFIATLLLLTCVEMHRAAMTTRVDMLLTAFIVIGLYQLFRWEDRLELKGLPIIIPILLGCAVLTKGPVGVILPLFVFGAYLLMLRKYSLLTIFKALLYIGVSSSFLPLLWYIAAWKQGGDRFMDVVLAENFGRFFHLDTPDINYDLGHENGVWYNFATLAGGFIPWTIFFFFSIFGLKWQLKNASFKQIAKDSWNNILSMEKEKLFSLVALVCIIFFYSIPSSKRSVYLMPAYPFIAIFLAQYAIYITEYRTKVTRIFAAFLASVTTVVLIAIGLTMAGVIDPVAIASQYTSRPSTLAQVEAVSNMFSSSCGLTVCIVIIVLLALLTVLYQMFKKINIKILYATIALTFTINLLVDGVIMRGIRQDGSARPFAERVMKEYPLNKDNMFVMNNLKVYRNLYGLNFYLGNRFHNFEQEMPKEGFFFATPSDLEVVLKNYEGQYTFNILTSSERIIHEVRRPIVLCSFLRIE